In one window of Electrophorus electricus isolate fEleEle1 chromosome 15, fEleEle1.pri, whole genome shotgun sequence DNA:
- the diabloa gene encoding diablo, IAP-binding mitochondrial protein a, producing the protein MQALRHCGLCMSRGGSLSRTDFLLSDGNMAAIRRVAVCLNLLRGTASTSCSNRTPVKQLVRAAAGARGGVVSLGAGAGAGLCALPYAQQVENLSHESLVRRASCLVTDSASTYLSQTTLALVEALTLYTKALHTLIALQKRYLNSIGKLTPAEEDSIWQVIIGQRVEVGDRLDECKRFESNWMNAISICELSAEAAYRSGAEHASIALKTSLQVAQSKLEEMRGLRVAAEKSLAETKADEIQRMAEYSSSLKMNDLEDLPEAYLRED; encoded by the exons ATGCAAGCTTTGAGACACTGCGGGTTGTGCATGTCCAGGGGCGGATCTCTAAGCCGGACCGACTTCCTCCTCAGCGACGGAAACATGGCAGCGATTCGTCGCGTAGCTGTTTGCTTAAATTTACTCCG GGGCACTGCCAGTACCTCCTGCAGTAACAGAACACCGGTGAAGCAGCTCGTTCGCGCGGCCGCAGGTGCGCGGGGTGGCGTCGTGTCGCTCGGCGCAGGCGCGGGCGCGGGACTGTGCGCCCTGCCTTACGCTCAG CAAGTGGAAAACCTCTCACATGAATCTCTGGTTCGACGGGCATCATGCCTGGTCACAGACAGCGCCAGCACGTACCTTTCTCAGACCACCCTGGCCCTGGTGGAGGCTCTCACCCTGTACACAAAa GCTCTACACACCCTCATTGCTCTTCAGAAACGCTATTTGAACTCAATTGGAAAACTCACGCCTGCTGAAGAAGACAGCATTTGGCAAGTGATCATTGGCCAGCGAGTAGAG GTTGGTGACAGGCTGGATGAATGCAAGCGCTTTGAGTCGAATTGGATGAATGCCATCAGTATTTGTGAGCTGTCAGCAGAAGCAGCCTACAGATCAG GAGCTGAACATGCATCCATTGCGTTAAAGACCAGCCTACAGGTGGCGCAGTCTAAGTTGGAGGAGATGCGTGGACTCCGGGTGGCTGCTGAGAAGAGTCTGGCTGAAACTAAAGCAGACGAGATACAGAGAATGGCTGAGTACTCCTCCAGCCTGAAGATGAATGACCTGGAGGACCTTCCTGAAGCCTATCTCCGCGAGGACTAA